CGCAACGCATCTCCCAAAACCCTGGTTGCCATTGACGCAGTCAGCATAGCAGGGGCATCAGATACGCCGATGGAGACCTTGCGCCCCGACTACTATCTCTGGAGCCTGCAAAAAGACTTCGCGTGCCCCACCATCGGCTCTGTCATGATAGTATCCGACCGCGCGTTTGACATCGCAGCCAACACGCCAAACCGCGGTTATGTCCTCGACTTGATCGAATGGCGAACGCGCGCAAAAACAGCCCAAACCCCCATGACCGTAGCCGACCTGACCTTACAATGTCTGAATGCGCGTCTCGAAGAAATGAAACGAGAAGGCGACCAACGTTTCAAACGCCATCAGAGCCTCGCCCACATGCAACGCGAATGGGCAGGAAAACACGGCCTGAACCTCATAGCCAAACCGGGATACGAGAGCCTGACCGTAAATGTCATCCTCTTACCAGACCACATTTCGGGTTCTGATTTCGTCGATCGCGCAAAAAAATTGCTCAATGTACAACTCGCCCCGGGCTATGGTGACACCAGAGACAAAGCCTTCCGCATTGCGGCTATGGGCCACACGTCAGAATGCGATATGCGACGCGTACTCAGGGGCCTCTCACTCATCCTCAACAACTGGTCAAAACTCGAGTAATTCCATGCCACCTCCCACCTCCATGATCTGCCCAGGCTGTGGCTACCTCATCAATACCGATGAGAAAAGATGCCCCCATTGCGGCGCTTATAATCCCAGTCTCTGGGGTCTCGGTCCCGCGCTGAACCGGCTTTTTGGCGGTCGCATCGATGTCCTCACCCTGATACCCACCGCGTGTATTGCCCTTTACGCAGTCAGTCTATTGCTCGACCTCGGCGCCGCACTGTCTATGGGCGGCGGGCTTTTTGGCATGCTCAGCCCCGGCAATATCCCGCTGATCGTTCTCGGTATGACCCATGGCGAGGCCCCCTGGTGGACTGTCCTCACCGCGACATATCTTCACGGCAGCCTCCTCCACATCCTGTTCAACGTCCTGTGGATCCGGCAACTCGGTCCCGAGGTCGGTCAGTTCTTCGGCCCGGCGCGCTATTTTATCATCTACACCGTCGCGGGAGCTATCGGCTTCATCCTATCCAATCTCATCTCAGGCTACCCCACCGTAGGCGCTTCAGGGGCTATTTTTGGACTTTTTGCCGCCATCATTGTGTACGGCCGCAAGCAGAAAACGCAGATGATGTCACTCATGACGCGACAGATGTGGCAATGGGCCATCATGCTATTTGTCCTGGGCTTTCTCATGAGCGGCGTCAACAACTGGGCGCATCTGGGCGGTTTTATCGGCGGCTGGATCGCAGCGCAAATCCTCGTTTCAAGTGCAGAATACCGCGAAGGGCGCATCACCATTCTCATAGCCCTGCTCTGTCTCCTCCTCACCGTCCTCGGCTTTGTCCTCTCAATTTTAGAATACTTCCCACTCCTTCTGTCTTGACGCGGACCTATCTCCCCAATCGTACATCTACAGGCTCAGGTATCCATGAAGCGGTAATACCCAGATCGCTGTGAATAACCTGTGCTGCATTATACCCCGGCAAACCAGTCACATTGCCGCCGGGATGACAGCACGACCCGCAAAGGTACAGCCCTTCAAAATATCCCCGATAATGCCCGGCACCGGGAAAGGGACGGTTATAACCCGTCTGCCCATTTGTAAACGCACCCACGAGCAAATCCCCATCCCGCATATTGGGCAATGCGCGCTCGACATCCAGTGGACTACGAACAAAAGAATCGATCACACAATCCCTCAAATTGGGCGCGTACTCAGACCACATATCCAGCATATCGCGACCAACCGCATCCCGCTGCCGATCCCAGTTTGCAGAATCGCCATACAGATGAAATGGCAACTTCTGCCACATAAACGCCGTGTGTTTGCCCAACGGAGCCTGCGTGGCATCAAAATGCGTTGGACACGCGCCCCACATCACAGCCGACGGAATCGTCCCCTTCTCGTGGTGGGCAACAATATCTCCATATTGATCCGCGTGTTCCAGCCCCAGAATAACCATCAGCGCATCCGCCACTTCCGGGTGTTTTTCCACAGCGCGATAACGCGGCGATTCACTCAAATTCAAATGGAGTGCGAACAGCGGAGCCAGCACATTATACTTAAATTTCTCGACCCGGTTTTTCCAGGCATCGGGCAACGCCTCGCGGTCAATCAAATCGAGAAACGTCTGATGGGGATTCAGGCTGGACACGACCACAGGCGCTTTAATATACTTGCCATCCACCGTCTCAACACCTTTAACGCGATTATCCTCCACCACAATGCGCCCGGGGTCGGTTTGCAACCAGATCTCCCCACCCATATCAGAAATAGCGGCAACAAGCGCGCGCGCCAGTCCCGCTGCCCCGCCCACACACACCTGAGCTTTCCCCTTGCTCGCCAGCAAAGCCGGTATATGGTGTCCAAATCCCGCGGCGCGCAAATCCACCTCGCGCAGCCCATTGAAAAACAACAACCCGGCTCGAATAACCGGGTGTTCAAATTCCCGACTCACAAACTCAAGAGGGGAAAGCGCGCTGACCTCGAGCAACATCTTCCCTTCCCGGGTCTGCGACAAAATCTCTTGCCTTAATTCCTGTGGCATAGGCGGTGCCTGTGCCTCTACAGACAGAATATTTCTCACAACGGGGTCAAACGCATTGCGCCATCGCCGAAGTGTCTGTGCATCCTTCTTACTAAACCGCGCAAAACTATCTTCAGTGCGTTCAAAATCCGTGTACCATTTCAGCACATCGTCATTTCTCAGCACAAGAGCCACATTCAGTTCGGGCTCAATATAGCGCGCGCCATACCGTTTTAGGTGCAAATCGTCAAACCACGGCATTTGCGTGATGGCGCGATGAAAAAAAGAATGCGTATTGTGCAAAAAACCCGGATAACGGGGGTCTTCAACAGTCGCCAGCCCGCCTCCGGGTTTATCCGTTCGCTCTAGGCAAATCACATTGAGTCCTGCGCGACACAAATACGCCTGCAAAATGAGGCCATTGTGCCCAGCGCCCAGCACAATCGCATCAGTCGTTATATCCTCTCCCATATCTCACCAATAGCGTTCTATATGTATCTGCCCGGGATCTCTCCGCTTGTGCTCCTTAAAACCCTCCGAAACCAGAATTTCTGTCACATCATCGCACATATAGGGATTACCACATACAAACACATGCGTATCTTCAGACGTGGGATGTCCCCCCCAGACCTCATCGAGCGGACCATCTGTCCACAAATTCTGCACATAACCCGTATATCCGCTCCACGCCACATGCTCATTTGCCGGACGACTAATCTGGGGAATGTAAATAAAATTAGCACATAAATCTTGCATCATCTCCAATTCTGACCGATACCCCAAATCCCATGAATGTCGCGCCCCGTGCAACACCACAAAACGCCGCTCTGTGTTTTCTTTCAAATAAGTCCGCAGCATACTCATATAAGGTGCCAATCCCGTGCCCGTCGCCACCATCACGACATTTTTATTTGGCGGAACATCTTGCAGCGTAAACATACCCGTAATTTTTGGCCCCAACCAGAGGCGATCGCCAATTTCGAGCGCGAATAACCTGGGCGTCAACGCCCCCGACCTCACCAGGGTGATATAAAACTCGAGGTACTCTGTTGCCACCGAAGAAGATGCAATAGAATACGCCCGCCGGATCAAACCTCTCTGCGGCTTCTCGTAATCTTCGACAGGGTCTGAATACTCTGTGCGGGGTGCATCAGGAGGCAATCCGATCACGCCAAATTGCCCGGCTTCAAAAGCCGGCAATTCCCATCCGTCGGGCACAACGCGAAGAATAATCAAATCGGGGGTCACTTCGAGACGTTGTGTCACAACGGCATTGAGTTCATCCTTCGGCAAACCAACCTCCTTAAGCTAAGGTTATACCAACTGCCTGTCCTGTTTCGCAAATCTGTCGCCAGGTCTCATCATCTATATCTACACCACGGGCTTCTTTCTCCCGCCGCATGCGCGCTTCCATCTCACCTGGCATCAAAATTTCATCAAACCCGGGCGCGAGCCGGGCACTCTTCAAAAACTGAACAAATGATTGCATCTCATCGCGAAATTGATCGCGTCCGACAAAAGCCCCAATATCCAGCGCCATAATAAACACCCCATTGCCACCGGAAAGTCCACCTTCGCGACTGCAACCACCGCCACCGAGTGCGCCAGACAAAACATCAACCACCACAGAAAGCGCGTAGCCCTTATGCGCAGAAATCCCGCCAAAAGGCAAAATAGCCCCTCTGGGCGGACCATAAAACTTTGCCGGATCCGTCGCCGGATCGCCCTCTGCATCAATAACCCATCCTTCGGGCAGCGATTCCCCCAAATTACGCTTCACCCGGATTTTCCCTTCCGCGACAACACTCGTGGTCAAATCCACAACAATTGGAAAATCGTCCCCCGTGGGAATACCCACAGCAATGGGATTGGGCGACATGCGCGCGTCAATACCGCCGAACGGATGCTGCAACAATCCCCCGCCGTGATTGTTGCACATCACAATACCAATCATCTCGGCCTCGGCAGCGACCTCCACATATTCGCCCAAACGCCCAATATGCCCGCTATTGAAAAGCTCGACTATGGCAACCGACCGCTGTTTTGCCTTCTCCATTGCCAGTGCCATAGCCTGATGGCAAACCGTTTGTCCAAACCCCCAACCACCATCGACAACCGCCGAAGCATCTGCCTCGCGCACAACCGCGATCTCTTGCCCGGCGTGCACGCGCCCTTCCTCGAGTGCCTGAACGTATTGCACCAGGCGAATCACACCGTGGGAATCGTGCCCCATCAAATTGGACAACACCAGCGAATGCGCAATCTGGCGCGCTTCTTCTGCGCCCAGACCTGCGCCTTCAAACACCTGTGTACAGGCCCCTTTGAGCCTTTCAACATCCAGAACAGGCATACGCCCTCCTCACCAGATCAAAATCGGGCCATAATCTACCACTAACGGGCATAATGGTCAATAATTGAGTCTAACTTCTCACCCCTCAAAGCATCTTCTCTTTGCGATGCACCAGTTGTACGCAAACGCCCCAGGGATCGCGCAGCATCGCCAGCGTATCCCCTGCATCCGTGGGTTCGGGTTCCTGCACAACTGTTGCGCCCGCGGCTTTCAAACGCGCAAAATCGGCCTCAATATCCTCAGTCGCATAAGCAAAATGCAGTGCCAGATGGTGCATCGAAGCGTAATCCGGCGTCTCCACTTCTGGCTGATGATAAAGCTCGTACATCGTCGTCCCTTCCGAATCCGCCACAAACGTCATCTTGATGGGCGGTGGCCCCTGGCGCACAACGCGCATACCCAGATTATCGCAATACCACTTTGCAACCACATCGGGATCATCAACAACAAAAGCAATGTGTTCAACCTTCATCTCTTTCTCCTTTTACTTAATGATGGGCAGATTCATGGGTCCACCCCTACCCCGTCATACCTTCCAACTGCAATACATCGCTCAAATGACAGCGCACCGCATGCCCTGGCGCGATCTCGCGCAATTCTGGCACTTCCTCCTTACATTGATCCTCAGCATAAGGACAGCGCGGATGAAACGCGCATCCCGAAGGCGTATCCCCGGGATCCGCTACCTCGCCAGACAGCAAAACGCGCTTCTTCTTTCGTTTGGGATCTGGATTGGGTACCGCCGACAAAAGTGCCTCGGTATAGGGATGCGCCGGACTTTGAAAAAGCTGATCAACCGACGCCAATTCCACAACCTTACCCACATACATCACCGCCACGCGGTCGGAAATATGGCGCAC
This is a stretch of genomic DNA from Gemmatimonadota bacterium. It encodes these proteins:
- a CDS encoding aminotransferase class V-fold PLP-dependent enzyme, translated to MSSALAREIANLSLPALALWAPGPHMLTPAVRRVLQTYQTTYSHRSAAFQACYQKTVDLLREVFQIPRGFTPLIFGHTGSYNWEMVVTNTPCNGATLGMDIGAFSKKWAQIFTSHGRDIDILKAAWGDGICARTWSNAIAKNYDLALLTHNETSTGVMLPIQEMCDTVRNASPKTLVAIDAVSIAGASDTPMETLRPDYYLWSLQKDFACPTIGSVMIVSDRAFDIAANTPNRGYVLDLIEWRTRAKTAQTPMTVADLTLQCLNARLEEMKREGDQRFKRHQSLAHMQREWAGKHGLNLIAKPGYESLTVNVILLPDHISGSDFVDRAKKLLNVQLAPGYGDTRDKAFRIAAMGHTSECDMRRVLRGLSLILNNWSKLE
- a CDS encoding rhomboid family intramembrane serine protease, with product MPPPTSMICPGCGYLINTDEKRCPHCGAYNPSLWGLGPALNRLFGGRIDVLTLIPTACIALYAVSLLLDLGAALSMGGGLFGMLSPGNIPLIVLGMTHGEAPWWTVLTATYLHGSLLHILFNVLWIRQLGPEVGQFFGPARYFIIYTVAGAIGFILSNLISGYPTVGASGAIFGLFAAIIVYGRKQKTQMMSLMTRQMWQWAIMLFVLGFLMSGVNNWAHLGGFIGGWIAAQILVSSAEYREGRITILIALLCLLLTVLGFVLSILEYFPLLLS
- a CDS encoding NAD(P)/FAD-dependent oxidoreductase, encoding MGEDITTDAIVLGAGHNGLILQAYLCRAGLNVICLERTDKPGGGLATVEDPRYPGFLHNTHSFFHRAITQMPWFDDLHLKRYGARYIEPELNVALVLRNDDVLKWYTDFERTEDSFARFSKKDAQTLRRWRNAFDPVVRNILSVEAQAPPMPQELRQEILSQTREGKMLLEVSALSPLEFVSREFEHPVIRAGLLFFNGLREVDLRAAGFGHHIPALLASKGKAQVCVGGAAGLARALVAAISDMGGEIWLQTDPGRIVVEDNRVKGVETVDGKYIKAPVVVSSLNPHQTFLDLIDREALPDAWKNRVEKFKYNVLAPLFALHLNLSESPRYRAVEKHPEVADALMVILGLEHADQYGDIVAHHEKGTIPSAVMWGACPTHFDATQAPLGKHTAFMWQKLPFHLYGDSANWDRQRDAVGRDMLDMWSEYAPNLRDCVIDSFVRSPLDVERALPNMRDGDLLVGAFTNGQTGYNRPFPGAGHYRGYFEGLYLCGSCCHPGGNVTGLPGYNAAQVIHSDLGITASWIPEPVDVRLGR
- a CDS encoding ferredoxin--NADP reductase, whose product is MPKDELNAVVTQRLEVTPDLIILRVVPDGWELPAFEAGQFGVIGLPPDAPRTEYSDPVEDYEKPQRGLIRRAYSIASSSVATEYLEFYITLVRSGALTPRLFALEIGDRLWLGPKITGMFTLQDVPPNKNVVMVATGTGLAPYMSMLRTYLKENTERRFVVLHGARHSWDLGYRSELEMMQDLCANFIYIPQISRPANEHVAWSGYTGYVQNLWTDGPLDEVWGGHPTSEDTHVFVCGNPYMCDDVTEILVSEGFKEHKRRDPGQIHIERYW
- a CDS encoding Ldh family oxidoreductase, translating into MPVLDVERLKGACTQVFEGAGLGAEEARQIAHSLVLSNLMGHDSHGVIRLVQYVQALEEGRVHAGQEIAVVREADASAVVDGGWGFGQTVCHQAMALAMEKAKQRSVAIVELFNSGHIGRLGEYVEVAAEAEMIGIVMCNNHGGGLLQHPFGGIDARMSPNPIAVGIPTGDDFPIVVDLTTSVVAEGKIRVKRNLGESLPEGWVIDAEGDPATDPAKFYGPPRGAILPFGGISAHKGYALSVVVDVLSGALGGGGCSREGGLSGGNGVFIMALDIGAFVGRDQFRDEMQSFVQFLKSARLAPGFDEILMPGEMEARMRREKEARGVDIDDETWRQICETGQAVGITLA
- a CDS encoding VOC family protein, encoding MKVEHIAFVVDDPDVVAKWYCDNLGMRVVRQGPPPIKMTFVADSEGTTMYELYHQPEVETPDYASMHHLALHFAYATEDIEADFARLKAAGATVVQEPEPTDAGDTLAMLRDPWGVCVQLVHRKEKML